In Drosophila subpulchrella strain 33 F10 #4 breed RU33 chromosome 3R, RU_Dsub_v1.1 Primary Assembly, whole genome shotgun sequence, the following are encoded in one genomic region:
- the LOC119545834 gene encoding calcium-activated potassium channel slowpoke isoform X17: MASGLIGTNFTTTLTNGMSGCDQSTVESLADDPTDSPFDADDCLKVRKYWCFLLSSIFTFLAGLLVVLLWRAFAFVCCRKEPDLGPNDPKQKEQKASRNKQEFEGTFMTEAKDWAGELISGQTTTGRILVVLVFILSIASLIIYFVDASSEEVERCQKWSNNITQQIDLAFNIFFMVYFFIRFIAASDKLWFMLEMYSFVDYFTIPPSFVSIYLDRTWIGLRFLRALRLMTVPDILQYLNVLKTSSSIRLAQLVSIFISVWLTAAGIIHLLENSGDPLDFNNAHRLSYWTCVYFLIVTMSTVGYGDVYCETVLGRTFLVFFLLVGLAIFASCIPEIIDLIGTRAKYGGTLKNEKGRRHIVVCGHITYESVSHFLKDFLHEDREDVDVEVVFLHRKPPDLELEGLFKRHFTTVEFFQGTIMNPIDLQRVKVHEADACLVLANKYCQDPDAEDAANIMRVISIKNYSDDIRVIIQLMQYHNKAYLLNIPSWDWKQGDDVICLAELKLGFIAQSCLAPGFSTMMANLFAMRSFKTSPDTQAWQNDYLQGTGCEMYTETLSPSFTGMTFPQASELCFSKLKLLLLAIEIKGAEEGADSKISINPRGAKIQANTQGFFIAQSADEVKRAWFYCKACHEDIKDETLIKKCKCKNLTVQPRSKFDDLDEHHPAPTFTPPELPKRVHVRGSVSGDITRDREDTNLLNRNVRRPNGTGNGTGGMHHMNNTAAAAAAAAAAGKQVNKVKPTVNVSRQVEGQVISPSQYNRPPENDANPYAGYQLAYEVKKLMPTSRSSGTGTQNQNGGVSLPAGIADDQSKDFDFEKTEMKYDSTGMFHWSPAKSLEDCILDRNQAAMTVLNGHVVVCLFADPDSPLIGLRNLVMPLRASNFHYHELKHVVIVGSVDYIRREWKMLQNLPKISVLNGSPLSRADLRAVNVNLCDMCCILSAKVPSNDDPTLADKEAILASLNIKAMTFDDTIGVLSQRGPEFDNLSATAGSPIVLQRRGSVYGANVPMITELVNDSNVQFLDQDDDDDPDTELYLTQPFACGTAFAVSVLDSLMSTTYFNQNALTLIRSLITGGATPELELILAEGAGLRGGYSTVESLSNRDRCRVGQISLYDGPLAQFGECGKYGDLFVAALKSYGMLCIGLYRFRDTSSSCDASSKRYVITNPPDDFSLLPTDQVFVLMQFDPGLEYKPPAVRAPAGGRGTNTQGSGVGGGGSNKDDNS, translated from the exons ATGGCAAGCGGTTTGATCGGCACCAATTTCACCACCACATTGACAAAT GGGATGTCGGGGTGTGATCAAAGCACTGTCGAATCATTGGCCGACGATCCAACAGATTCACCATTCGATGCCGATGATTGTCTCAAGGTGCGCAAGTACTGGTGCTTTCTGCTGTCCAGCATCTTTACATTCCTTGCTGGCCTGCTCGTGGTGCTACTATGGCGAGCCTTCGCGTTCGTCTGCTGCCGCAAGGAGCCGGACCTGGGGCCCAACGACCCCAAGCAGAAGGAGCAGAAGGCCTCCCGCAACAAACAGGAGTTCGAGGGCACCTTTATGACAGAAGCAAAAGACTGGGCTGGAGAGCTTATCTCGGGTCAAACAACAACTGGTCGAATTTTG GTCGTACTCGTATTTATACTCAGCATTGCATCCCTCATCATATACTTTGTTGATGCATCTAGCGAAGAAGTCGAAAGATGCCAAAAGTGGAGTAACAACATTACTCAACAGATCGATCTCGcattcaatatattttttatggtttACTTTTTTATACGA TTCATAGCGGCGTCCGATAAGCTTTGGTTTATGttagaaatgtacagttttgTAGATTATTTTACAATACCCCCGTCCTTCGTATCAATATATTTAGATCGAACATGGATCG GTCTTCGATTTCTTCGAGCGCTACGTCTCATGACTGTTCCAgatattttacaatatttaaacGTACTAAAAACATCGAGCTCCATACGCTTGGCTCAACTAGTATCAATTTTTATATCCGTGTGGTTAACAGCAGCGGGCATTATACATCTG CTGGAGAACTCTGGCGATCCGCTGGATTTTAATAATGCTCATCGTTTATCGTATTGGACCTGTGTCTATTTCCTAATTGTGACCATGTCAACGGTAGGATATGGTGACGTTTACTGTGAGACTGTCCTGGGAAGAACATTTCTCGTGTTCTTTCTGCTCGTCGGCTTG GCGATTTTTGCAAGTTGTATACCTGAGATTATAGACTTGATTGGAACAAGAGCCAAATATGGGGGCacattaaaaaatgaaaaagggCGAAG ACATATTGTGGTATGCGGTCATATAACATACGAGTCCGTGTCGCATTTCCTGAAGGACTTTCTCCACGAAGATCGGGAGGATGTCGATGTCGAAGTGGTCTTTCTCCATCG TAAACCACCCGATTTGGAACTTGAGGGTTTGTTCAAACGTCATTTTACCACCGTGGAGTTCTTCCAAGGAACCATTATGAATCCGATCGATCTGCAGAGGGTTAAg GTACATGAAGCCGACGCCTGCCTCGTGCTAGCTAACAAATATTGCCAAGATCCCGACGCAGAAGATGCTGCCAACATCATGAGAGTCATCTCGATCAAAAACTACAGCGACGACATTCGAGTCATCATCCAGCTGATGCAGTACCATAACAAG GCGTACTTGCTGAACATACCATCGTGGGACTGGAAACAGGGCGACGATGTCATTTGCCTGGCCGAACTGAAGCTGGGCTTCATTGCGCAGAGTTGCTTGGCGCCCGGGTTCTCGACCATGATGGCCAACCTGTTCGCCATGAGATCGTTCAAGACG TCACCAGACACACAGGCCTGGCAAAATGATTATCTTCAAGGTACAGGGTGTGAGATGTACACCGAAACCCTATCACCTTCATTTACCGGCATGACATTCCCACAAGCCAGCGA ACTGTGCTTCTCCAAGCTGAAGCTCCTGCTGCTGGCCATCGAGATCAAGGGCGCCGAGGAGGGGGCGGACAGCAAGATTTCCATAAACCCAAGGGGTGCCAAAATCCAGGCCAACACCCAGGGTTTCTTCATAGCACAAAGTGCCGACGAGGTGAAGCG TGCCTGGTTCTACTGCAAAGCCTGCCATGAGGACATCAAGGACGAGACGCTGATCaagaaatgcaaatgcaaaaacT TGACTGTTCAGCCCAGGAGCAAATTCGATGACTTAG ATGAACACCATCCTGCACCCACATTTACGCCTCCAGAGCTACCCAAGCGGGTGCATGTGCGTGGATCTGTATCGG GTGATATCACACGTGACAGAGAAGATACGAATC TACTCAATCGCAATGTGCGCCGTCCGAATGGCACTGGCAACGGTACAGGTGGCATGCACCACATGAACAACACGGCAGCGGCTGCTGCGGCAGCTGCGGCGGCGGGAAAGCAGGTGAACAAGGTGAAGCCCACAGTGAATGTGAGCCGGCAGGTGGAGGGCCAAGTGATATCGCCATCGCAGTACAACAG GCCACCAGAGAATGATGCTAACCCTTATGCGGGCTATCAACTTGCTTACGAAGTTAAAAAGCTCAT GCCGACGAGTCGCAGTTCCGGCACGGGCACACAGAATCAAAACGGCGGCGTCTCACTGCCCGCCGGCATTGCGGACGATCAGTCGAAGGACTTTGATTTCGAGAAGACCGAAATGAAGTACGACTCGACGGGCATGTTCCACTGGAGTCCCGCAAAGAGCTTAGAAGACTGCATACTG GATCGCAACCAGGCGGCCATGACCGTGCTGAACGGCCACGTAGTCGTGTGCCTGTTCGCTGATCCCGATTCGCCGCTGATCGGGCTGCGGAACCTGGTGATGCCGCTGCGGGCGTCCAACTTCCACTACCATGAGCTGAAGCACGTGGTCATTGTGGGCTCGGTGGACTACATACGGCGCGAGTGGAAAATGCTGCAGAACCTGCCCAAGATCTCGGTGCTCAACGGATCGCCGCTGAGCCGCGCCGACCTGCGGGCCGTGAACGTCAATCTGTGTGATATGTGCTGCATCCTGTCGGCCAAAGTTCCTAGCAACGACGATCCCACGCTGGCCGACAAAGAGGCGATCCTCGCCTCGCTGAACATCAAGGCCATGACCTTTGACGACACGATCGGTGTTCTGAGCCAGCGCGGTCCGGAGTTCGACAACCTGAGCGCCACCGCCGGCAGTCCCATTGTGCTGCAGCGGAGGGGCTCAGTCTACGGCGCCAATGTGCCCATGATAACAG AACTGGTCAATGATAGTAACGTGCAGTTTCTCGATCAAGACGACGACGATGATCCAGATACAGAACTATATCTGACGCAGCCTTTCGCCTGCGGCACAGCCTTCGCTGTGAGTGTGTTAGACTCGCTGATGTCCACG ACTTACTTCAATCAAAACGCCTTAACGCTGATCCGCTCACTGATAACGGGCGGCGCCACGCCCGAGCTGGAATTGATCCTGGCCGAGGGGGCTGGCCTCCGGGGAGGCTACAGCACCGTGGAGAGTCTGAGCAATCGGGACAG ATGTCGAGTGGGTCAGATCTCACTGTACGACGGTCCGCTGGCTCAGTTCGGGGAGTGCGGCAAGTACGGGGACCTCTTTGTGGCGGCCCTCAAGTCGTACGGAATGCTGTGCATCGGATTATACCGATTCAGGGACACCAGCTCCAGCTGTGATGCGAGCAGCAAACGTTATGTAATAACCAACCCACCCGATGACTTTTCACTACTGCCAACAGATCAG GTATTCGTTTTAATGCAATTCGATCCGGGCCTGGAGTACAAGCCGCCAGCGGTTCGAGCACCTGCCGGCGGACGAGGCACCAACACACAGGGCTCCGGGGTCGGCGGGGGCGGCTCCAACAAGGATGATAACTCTTGA
- the LOC119545834 gene encoding calcium-activated potassium channel slowpoke isoform X19 — protein MSGCDQSTVESLADDPTDSPFDADDCLKVRKYWCFLLSSIFTFLAGLLVVLLWRAFAFVCCRKEPDLGPNDPKQKEQKASRNKQEFEGTFMTEAKDWAGELISGQTTTGRILVVLVFILSIASLIIYFVDASSEEVERCQKWSNNITQQIDLAFNIFFMVYFFIRFIAASDKLWFMLEMYSFVDYFTIPPSFVSIYLDRTWIGLRFLRALRLMTVPDILQYLNVLKTSSSIRLAQLVSIFISVWLTAAGIIHLLENSGDPLDFNNAHRLSYWTCVYFLIVTMSTVGYGDVYCETVLGRTFLVFFLLVGLAMFASSIPEIIELVGSGNKYGGELKREHGKRHIVVCGHITYESVSHFLKDFLHEDREDVDVEVVFLHRKPPDLELEGLFKRHFTTVEFFQGTIMNPIDLQRVKVHEADACLVLANKYCQDPDAEDAANIMRVISIKNYSDDIRVIIQLMQYHNKAYLLNIPSWDWKQGDDVICLAELKLGFIAQSCLAPGFSTMMANLFAMRSFKTSPDTQAWQNDYLQGTGCEMYTETLSPSFTGMTFPQASELCFSKLKLLLLAIEIKGAEEGADSKISINPRGAKIQANTQGFFIAQSADEVKRAWFYCKACHEDIKDETLIKKCKCKNLATFRKGVRAVQMVGRAKDDEYSLSNEHHPAPTFTPPELPKRVHVRGSVSGDITRDREDTNLLNRNVRRPNGTGNGTGGMHHMNNTAAAAAAAAAAGKQVNKVKPTVNVSRQVEGQVISPSQYNRPPENDANPYAGYQLAYEVKKLMPTSRSSGTGTQNQNGGVSLPAGIADDQSKDFDFEKTEMKYDSTGMFHWSPAKSLEDCILDRNQAAMTVLNGHVVVCLFADPDSPLIGLRNLVMPLRASNFHYHELKHVVIVGSVDYIRREWKMLQNLPKISVLNGSPLSRADLRAVNVNLCDMCCILSAKVPSNDDPTLADKEAILASLNIKAMTFDDTIGVLSQRGPEFDNLSATAGSPIVLQRRGSVYGANVPMITELVNDSNVQFLDQDDDDDPDTELYLTQPFACGTAFAVSVLDSLMSTTYFNQNALTLIRSLITGGATPELELILAEGAGLRGGYSTVESLSNRDRCRVGQISLYDGPLAQFGECGKYGDLFVAALKSYGMLCIGLYRFRDTSSSCDASSKRYVITNPPDDFSLLPTDQVFVLMQFDPGLEYKPPAVRAPAGGRGTNTQGSGVGGGGSNKDDNS, from the exons ATGTCGGGGTGTGATCAAAGCACTGTCGAATCATTGGCCGACGATCCAACAGATTCACCATTCGATGCCGATGATTGTCTCAAGGTGCGCAAGTACTGGTGCTTTCTGCTGTCCAGCATCTTTACATTCCTTGCTGGCCTGCTCGTGGTGCTACTATGGCGAGCCTTCGCGTTCGTCTGCTGCCGCAAGGAGCCGGACCTGGGGCCCAACGACCCCAAGCAGAAGGAGCAGAAGGCCTCCCGCAACAAACAGGAGTTCGAGGGCACCTTTATGACAGAAGCAAAAGACTGGGCTGGAGAGCTTATCTCGGGTCAAACAACAACTGGTCGAATTTTG GTCGTACTCGTATTTATACTCAGCATTGCATCCCTCATCATATACTTTGTTGATGCATCTAGCGAAGAAGTCGAAAGATGCCAAAAGTGGAGTAACAACATTACTCAACAGATCGATCTCGcattcaatatattttttatggtttACTTTTTTATACGA TTCATAGCGGCGTCCGATAAGCTTTGGTTTATGttagaaatgtacagttttgTAGATTATTTTACAATACCCCCGTCCTTCGTATCAATATATTTAGATCGAACATGGATCG GTCTTCGATTTCTTCGAGCGCTACGTCTCATGACTGTTCCAgatattttacaatatttaaacGTACTAAAAACATCGAGCTCCATACGCTTGGCTCAACTAGTATCAATTTTTATATCCGTGTGGTTAACAGCAGCGGGCATTATACATCTG CTGGAGAACTCTGGCGATCCGCTGGATTTTAATAATGCTCATCGTTTATCGTATTGGACCTGTGTCTATTTCCTAATTGTGACCATGTCAACGGTAGGATATGGTGACGTTTACTGTGAGACTGTCCTGGGAAGAACATTTCTCGTGTTCTTTCTGCTCGTCGGCTTG GCAATGTTTGCCAGCAGTATACCGGAGATAATTGAACTCGTCGGTAGTGGCAATAAGTATGGCGGTGAACTGAAAAGAGAACACGGAAAGAG ACATATTGTGGTATGCGGTCATATAACATACGAGTCCGTGTCGCATTTCCTGAAGGACTTTCTCCACGAAGATCGGGAGGATGTCGATGTCGAAGTGGTCTTTCTCCATCG TAAACCACCCGATTTGGAACTTGAGGGTTTGTTCAAACGTCATTTTACCACCGTGGAGTTCTTCCAAGGAACCATTATGAATCCGATCGATCTGCAGAGGGTTAAg GTACATGAAGCCGACGCCTGCCTCGTGCTAGCTAACAAATATTGCCAAGATCCCGACGCAGAAGATGCTGCCAACATCATGAGAGTCATCTCGATCAAAAACTACAGCGACGACATTCGAGTCATCATCCAGCTGATGCAGTACCATAACAAG GCGTACTTGCTGAACATACCATCGTGGGACTGGAAACAGGGCGACGATGTCATTTGCCTGGCCGAACTGAAGCTGGGCTTCATTGCGCAGAGTTGCTTGGCGCCCGGGTTCTCGACCATGATGGCCAACCTGTTCGCCATGAGATCGTTCAAGACG TCACCAGACACACAGGCCTGGCAAAATGATTATCTTCAAGGTACAGGGTGTGAGATGTACACCGAAACCCTATCACCTTCATTTACCGGCATGACATTCCCACAAGCCAGCGA ACTGTGCTTCTCCAAGCTGAAGCTCCTGCTGCTGGCCATCGAGATCAAGGGCGCCGAGGAGGGGGCGGACAGCAAGATTTCCATAAACCCAAGGGGTGCCAAAATCCAGGCCAACACCCAGGGTTTCTTCATAGCACAAAGTGCCGACGAGGTGAAGCG TGCCTGGTTCTACTGCAAAGCCTGCCATGAGGACATCAAGGACGAGACGCTGATCaagaaatgcaaatgcaaaaacT TGGCCACCTTCCGGAAAGGCGTCCGAGCCGTACAAATGGTTGGGCGTGCAA aagACGATGAATACTCGTTGTCAA ATGAACACCATCCTGCACCCACATTTACGCCTCCAGAGCTACCCAAGCGGGTGCATGTGCGTGGATCTGTATCGG GTGATATCACACGTGACAGAGAAGATACGAATC TACTCAATCGCAATGTGCGCCGTCCGAATGGCACTGGCAACGGTACAGGTGGCATGCACCACATGAACAACACGGCAGCGGCTGCTGCGGCAGCTGCGGCGGCGGGAAAGCAGGTGAACAAGGTGAAGCCCACAGTGAATGTGAGCCGGCAGGTGGAGGGCCAAGTGATATCGCCATCGCAGTACAACAG GCCACCAGAGAATGATGCTAACCCTTATGCGGGCTATCAACTTGCTTACGAAGTTAAAAAGCTCAT GCCGACGAGTCGCAGTTCCGGCACGGGCACACAGAATCAAAACGGCGGCGTCTCACTGCCCGCCGGCATTGCGGACGATCAGTCGAAGGACTTTGATTTCGAGAAGACCGAAATGAAGTACGACTCGACGGGCATGTTCCACTGGAGTCCCGCAAAGAGCTTAGAAGACTGCATACTG GATCGCAACCAGGCGGCCATGACCGTGCTGAACGGCCACGTAGTCGTGTGCCTGTTCGCTGATCCCGATTCGCCGCTGATCGGGCTGCGGAACCTGGTGATGCCGCTGCGGGCGTCCAACTTCCACTACCATGAGCTGAAGCACGTGGTCATTGTGGGCTCGGTGGACTACATACGGCGCGAGTGGAAAATGCTGCAGAACCTGCCCAAGATCTCGGTGCTCAACGGATCGCCGCTGAGCCGCGCCGACCTGCGGGCCGTGAACGTCAATCTGTGTGATATGTGCTGCATCCTGTCGGCCAAAGTTCCTAGCAACGACGATCCCACGCTGGCCGACAAAGAGGCGATCCTCGCCTCGCTGAACATCAAGGCCATGACCTTTGACGACACGATCGGTGTTCTGAGCCAGCGCGGTCCGGAGTTCGACAACCTGAGCGCCACCGCCGGCAGTCCCATTGTGCTGCAGCGGAGGGGCTCAGTCTACGGCGCCAATGTGCCCATGATAACAG AACTGGTCAATGATAGTAACGTGCAGTTTCTCGATCAAGACGACGACGATGATCCAGATACAGAACTATATCTGACGCAGCCTTTCGCCTGCGGCACAGCCTTCGCTGTGAGTGTGTTAGACTCGCTGATGTCCACG ACTTACTTCAATCAAAACGCCTTAACGCTGATCCGCTCACTGATAACGGGCGGCGCCACGCCCGAGCTGGAATTGATCCTGGCCGAGGGGGCTGGCCTCCGGGGAGGCTACAGCACCGTGGAGAGTCTGAGCAATCGGGACAG ATGTCGAGTGGGTCAGATCTCACTGTACGACGGTCCGCTGGCTCAGTTCGGGGAGTGCGGCAAGTACGGGGACCTCTTTGTGGCGGCCCTCAAGTCGTACGGAATGCTGTGCATCGGATTATACCGATTCAGGGACACCAGCTCCAGCTGTGATGCGAGCAGCAAACGTTATGTAATAACCAACCCACCCGATGACTTTTCACTACTGCCAACAGATCAG GTATTCGTTTTAATGCAATTCGATCCGGGCCTGGAGTACAAGCCGCCAGCGGTTCGAGCACCTGCCGGCGGACGAGGCACCAACACACAGGGCTCCGGGGTCGGCGGGGGCGGCTCCAACAAGGATGATAACTCTTGA
- the LOC119545834 gene encoding calcium-activated potassium channel slowpoke isoform X1 has product MASPWCPNCHELPPFYPPITPKGMSGCDQSTVESLADDPTDSPFDADDCLKVRKYWCFLLSSIFTFLAGLLVVLLWRAFAFVCCRKEPDLGPNDPKQKEQKASRNKQEFEGTFMTEAKDWAGELISGQTTTGRILVVLVFILSIASLIIYFVDASSEEVERCQKWSNNITQQIDLAFNIFFMVYFFIRFIAASDKLWFMLEMYSFVDYFTIPPSFVSIYLDRTWIGLRFLRALRLMTVPDILQYLNVLKTSSSIRLAQLVSIFISVWLTAAGIIHLLENSGDPLDFNNAHRLSYWTCVYFLIVTMSTVGYGDVYCETVLGRTFLVFFLLVGLAMFASSIPEIIELVGSGNKYGGELKREHGKRHIVVCGHITYESVSHFLKDFLHEDREDVDVEVVFLHRKPPDLELEGLFKRHFTTVEFFQGTIMNPIDLQRVKVHEADACLVLANKYCQDPDAEDAANIMRVISIKNYSDDIRVIIQLMQYHNKAYLLNIPSWDWKQGDDVICLAELKLGFIAQSCLAPGFSTMMANLFAMRSFKTSPDTQAWQNDYLQGTGCEMYTETLSPSFTGMTFPQASELCFSKLKLLLLAIEIKGAEEGADSKISINPRGAKIQANTQGFFIAQSADEVKRAWFYCKACHEDIKDETLIKKCKCKNLATFRKGVRAVQMVGRAKDDEYSLSNEHHPAPTFTPPELPKRVHVRGSVSGDITRDREDTNLLNRNVRRPNGTGNGTGGMHHMNNTAAAAAAAAAAGKQVNKVKPTVNVSRQVEGQVISPSQYNRPPENDANPYAGYQLAYEVKKLMPTSRSSGTGTQNQNGGVSLPAGIADDQSKDFDFEKTEMKYDSTGMFHWSPAKSLEDCILDRNQAAMTVLNGHVVVCLFADPDSPLIGLRNLVMPLRASNFHYHELKHVVIVGSVDYIRREWKMLQNLPKISVLNGSPLSRADLRAVNVNLCDMCCILSAKVPSNDDPTLADKEAILASLNIKAMTFDDTIGVLSQRGPEFDNLSATAGSPIVLQRRGSVYGANVPMITELVNDSNVQFLDQDDDDDPDTELYLTQPFACGTAFAVSVLDSLMSTTYFNQNALTLIRSLITGGATPELELILAEGAGLRGGYSTVESLSNRDRCRVGQISLYDGPLAQFGECGKYGDLFVAALKSYGMLCIGLYRFRDTSSSCDASSKRYVITNPPDDFSLLPTDQVFVLMQFDPGLEYKPPAVRAPAGGRGTNTQGSGVGGGGSNKDDNS; this is encoded by the exons ATGGCCAGCCCATGGTGCCCCAATTGCCACGAACTGCCACCGTTCTATCCGCCCATCACGCCAAAG GGGATGTCGGGGTGTGATCAAAGCACTGTCGAATCATTGGCCGACGATCCAACAGATTCACCATTCGATGCCGATGATTGTCTCAAGGTGCGCAAGTACTGGTGCTTTCTGCTGTCCAGCATCTTTACATTCCTTGCTGGCCTGCTCGTGGTGCTACTATGGCGAGCCTTCGCGTTCGTCTGCTGCCGCAAGGAGCCGGACCTGGGGCCCAACGACCCCAAGCAGAAGGAGCAGAAGGCCTCCCGCAACAAACAGGAGTTCGAGGGCACCTTTATGACAGAAGCAAAAGACTGGGCTGGAGAGCTTATCTCGGGTCAAACAACAACTGGTCGAATTTTG GTCGTACTCGTATTTATACTCAGCATTGCATCCCTCATCATATACTTTGTTGATGCATCTAGCGAAGAAGTCGAAAGATGCCAAAAGTGGAGTAACAACATTACTCAACAGATCGATCTCGcattcaatatattttttatggtttACTTTTTTATACGA TTCATAGCGGCGTCCGATAAGCTTTGGTTTATGttagaaatgtacagttttgTAGATTATTTTACAATACCCCCGTCCTTCGTATCAATATATTTAGATCGAACATGGATCG GTCTTCGATTTCTTCGAGCGCTACGTCTCATGACTGTTCCAgatattttacaatatttaaacGTACTAAAAACATCGAGCTCCATACGCTTGGCTCAACTAGTATCAATTTTTATATCCGTGTGGTTAACAGCAGCGGGCATTATACATCTG CTGGAGAACTCTGGCGATCCGCTGGATTTTAATAATGCTCATCGTTTATCGTATTGGACCTGTGTCTATTTCCTAATTGTGACCATGTCAACGGTAGGATATGGTGACGTTTACTGTGAGACTGTCCTGGGAAGAACATTTCTCGTGTTCTTTCTGCTCGTCGGCTTG GCAATGTTTGCCAGCAGTATACCGGAGATAATTGAACTCGTCGGTAGTGGCAATAAGTATGGCGGTGAACTGAAAAGAGAACACGGAAAGAG ACATATTGTGGTATGCGGTCATATAACATACGAGTCCGTGTCGCATTTCCTGAAGGACTTTCTCCACGAAGATCGGGAGGATGTCGATGTCGAAGTGGTCTTTCTCCATCG TAAACCACCCGATTTGGAACTTGAGGGTTTGTTCAAACGTCATTTTACCACCGTGGAGTTCTTCCAAGGAACCATTATGAATCCGATCGATCTGCAGAGGGTTAAg GTACATGAAGCCGACGCCTGCCTCGTGCTAGCTAACAAATATTGCCAAGATCCCGACGCAGAAGATGCTGCCAACATCATGAGAGTCATCTCGATCAAAAACTACAGCGACGACATTCGAGTCATCATCCAGCTGATGCAGTACCATAACAAG GCGTACTTGCTGAACATACCATCGTGGGACTGGAAACAGGGCGACGATGTCATTTGCCTGGCCGAACTGAAGCTGGGCTTCATTGCGCAGAGTTGCTTGGCGCCCGGGTTCTCGACCATGATGGCCAACCTGTTCGCCATGAGATCGTTCAAGACG TCACCAGACACACAGGCCTGGCAAAATGATTATCTTCAAGGTACAGGGTGTGAGATGTACACCGAAACCCTATCACCTTCATTTACCGGCATGACATTCCCACAAGCCAGCGA ACTGTGCTTCTCCAAGCTGAAGCTCCTGCTGCTGGCCATCGAGATCAAGGGCGCCGAGGAGGGGGCGGACAGCAAGATTTCCATAAACCCAAGGGGTGCCAAAATCCAGGCCAACACCCAGGGTTTCTTCATAGCACAAAGTGCCGACGAGGTGAAGCG TGCCTGGTTCTACTGCAAAGCCTGCCATGAGGACATCAAGGACGAGACGCTGATCaagaaatgcaaatgcaaaaacT TGGCCACCTTCCGGAAAGGCGTCCGAGCCGTACAAATGGTTGGGCGTGCAA aagACGATGAATACTCGTTGTCAA ATGAACACCATCCTGCACCCACATTTACGCCTCCAGAGCTACCCAAGCGGGTGCATGTGCGTGGATCTGTATCGG GTGATATCACACGTGACAGAGAAGATACGAATC TACTCAATCGCAATGTGCGCCGTCCGAATGGCACTGGCAACGGTACAGGTGGCATGCACCACATGAACAACACGGCAGCGGCTGCTGCGGCAGCTGCGGCGGCGGGAAAGCAGGTGAACAAGGTGAAGCCCACAGTGAATGTGAGCCGGCAGGTGGAGGGCCAAGTGATATCGCCATCGCAGTACAACAG GCCACCAGAGAATGATGCTAACCCTTATGCGGGCTATCAACTTGCTTACGAAGTTAAAAAGCTCAT GCCGACGAGTCGCAGTTCCGGCACGGGCACACAGAATCAAAACGGCGGCGTCTCACTGCCCGCCGGCATTGCGGACGATCAGTCGAAGGACTTTGATTTCGAGAAGACCGAAATGAAGTACGACTCGACGGGCATGTTCCACTGGAGTCCCGCAAAGAGCTTAGAAGACTGCATACTG GATCGCAACCAGGCGGCCATGACCGTGCTGAACGGCCACGTAGTCGTGTGCCTGTTCGCTGATCCCGATTCGCCGCTGATCGGGCTGCGGAACCTGGTGATGCCGCTGCGGGCGTCCAACTTCCACTACCATGAGCTGAAGCACGTGGTCATTGTGGGCTCGGTGGACTACATACGGCGCGAGTGGAAAATGCTGCAGAACCTGCCCAAGATCTCGGTGCTCAACGGATCGCCGCTGAGCCGCGCCGACCTGCGGGCCGTGAACGTCAATCTGTGTGATATGTGCTGCATCCTGTCGGCCAAAGTTCCTAGCAACGACGATCCCACGCTGGCCGACAAAGAGGCGATCCTCGCCTCGCTGAACATCAAGGCCATGACCTTTGACGACACGATCGGTGTTCTGAGCCAGCGCGGTCCGGAGTTCGACAACCTGAGCGCCACCGCCGGCAGTCCCATTGTGCTGCAGCGGAGGGGCTCAGTCTACGGCGCCAATGTGCCCATGATAACAG AACTGGTCAATGATAGTAACGTGCAGTTTCTCGATCAAGACGACGACGATGATCCAGATACAGAACTATATCTGACGCAGCCTTTCGCCTGCGGCACAGCCTTCGCTGTGAGTGTGTTAGACTCGCTGATGTCCACG ACTTACTTCAATCAAAACGCCTTAACGCTGATCCGCTCACTGATAACGGGCGGCGCCACGCCCGAGCTGGAATTGATCCTGGCCGAGGGGGCTGGCCTCCGGGGAGGCTACAGCACCGTGGAGAGTCTGAGCAATCGGGACAG ATGTCGAGTGGGTCAGATCTCACTGTACGACGGTCCGCTGGCTCAGTTCGGGGAGTGCGGCAAGTACGGGGACCTCTTTGTGGCGGCCCTCAAGTCGTACGGAATGCTGTGCATCGGATTATACCGATTCAGGGACACCAGCTCCAGCTGTGATGCGAGCAGCAAACGTTATGTAATAACCAACCCACCCGATGACTTTTCACTACTGCCAACAGATCAG GTATTCGTTTTAATGCAATTCGATCCGGGCCTGGAGTACAAGCCGCCAGCGGTTCGAGCACCTGCCGGCGGACGAGGCACCAACACACAGGGCTCCGGGGTCGGCGGGGGCGGCTCCAACAAGGATGATAACTCTTGA